From the genome of Miscanthus floridulus cultivar M001 chromosome 10, ASM1932011v1, whole genome shotgun sequence, one region includes:
- the LOC136488866 gene encoding uncharacterized protein, translated as MRIDPKCPVCERFDEDGGHLFFKCKTVRHVWNQLQLETERAMLASMDSVRSVMEYIFQTQEEKRVTMIFILWAWWSERNNIREGGRRRMASGIAQSIRLHVAESLNKQTTMIAGVPRRKGKWSKPPAGKLKLNCDASFIPSAAMGTWGFVIRESDGDVVSAGRGKVEHLLGAFQAKLISCLQGVQEATRLGIGNLVLETDALQVRQALCSDEFDASVVGGLIAELKFLVNVNFISFQCAYVPRECNRVAHELAASGYACAEGEEQILGSLSDHINVFVADDLSVHE; from the coding sequence ATGCGAATTGATCCAAAGTGCCCAGTCTGCGAGCGGTTCGACGAAGATGGAGGACATCTCTTTTTCAAATGCAAGACCGTTAGACATGTCTGGAATCAATTACAGTTGGAGACTGAGAGAGCCATGTTGGCATCGATGGACTCAGTGAGGAGTGTAATGGAATATATTTTTCAAACACAGGAAGAGAAAAGAGTGACAATGATCTTTATCTTATGGGCCTGGTGGTCAGAACGTAACAACATCAGGGAAGGTGGGAGGCGCCGGATGGCCTCAGGCATTGCTCAGAGTATCAGGTTGCATGTTGCGGAATCTCTGAACAAACAGACCACGATGATTGCAGGGGTGCCAAGACGTAAGGGAAAATGGTCTAAACCACCAGCTGGGAAGTTGAAGCTAAACTGTGATGCATCGTTCATCCCGTCTGCCGCCATGGGGACCTGGGGCTTTGTTATTAGGGAAAGTGATGGAGACGTTGTCTCAGCAGGAAGAGGCAAAGTGGAGCATCTGCTCGGAGCATTCCAAGCCAAGCTCATATCATGTTTACAGGGGGTCCAAGAGGCCACCCGATTGGGGATTGGCAACCTTGTGCTTGAAACCGACGCTCTGCAAGTCAGGCAGGCTCTCTGCTCGGATGAGTTCGACGCTAGCGTGGTGGGAGGGCTGATTGCCGAGCTCAAGTTCTTGGTGAATgtaaatttcattagctttcagTGCGCCTATGTGCCTAGAGAATGTAATAGGGTGGCTCATGAATTAGCTGCTAGTGGGTATGCTTGTGCTGAGGGGGAGGAGCAAATCTTAGGCTCTCTTTCAGATCACATCAATGTATTTGTTGCTGATGATTTATCAGTACATGAGTAA